The following are from one region of the Sorghum bicolor cultivar BTx623 chromosome 2, Sorghum_bicolor_NCBIv3, whole genome shotgun sequence genome:
- the LOC8057966 gene encoding SUPPRESSOR OF ABI3-5 isoform X4, translated as MDHGRYAPQHGWENNSAPNGYGVTNEPDFRSGGSYNGRRSVDEGFPRDSYGRGAFCQDTHDRNMYAPPPSVGGMWSQPRRNHDEEYATARDHRSHRDFGVDRSKRIGSREHAEFHGEFEDRYRSSHQSREDSYERDHEYGRYGYDSDYERGRRDSSWRRRDSCESERERSGLSREREESPYMRHNRSRSHGHDGRSRSRSRSRSPRARSHGRNQRDGLYDDNRFDRRREYDWDDRRHGDSVVPSATVVVKGLSLKTNDDDLYQILAQWGPLRSVRVIKERNSGMSRGFAFIDFPTVEAARRMMEATGENGLEIDGRNVFFQYSSKPTGGMVGPSLGQENFTRPTYGHRTAAAPCDWICTICGCMNFARRTSCFQCNEPRTEDALPADATGSTPHFGRRGSELGPTHVLVVRGLDENADEEMLRYEFAKHAPIKDIRLVRDKFTHVSRGFAFVHFHSVEDATKALEATNGTTLEKNGQVLRVAYAKSTHGPASGGSQSNSLAAAAIEAASFAQQYDAIGWAPKEYNPDDKQNSNSESQKDGGTTQSGFVWDEKSGYYYDSASGFYYDGTTGLYYDSNSGVWYSYDQQTQQYVPCNDQNNTKAAGEAASENTKTSDSNSGKKVVISAPAATTKQSEKTSLPDAVQAAANAALAAEKREKEKAKEIKLASKSSLIANKKKMNNVLAMWKQRNQEGQAARVVLDDKEPSSSDDKFKHSHNGTGFSLKSKANSDIENAMDNSIGQGIASTQMLDSDVKPRPVSNSLGTTVMGVIRGSARGVIKSDTTFHALSDAGSTDSRTTRTTRASGLMTSPESLVTPAPFKTDVSALVSNTSSGVSGSGKRRFSEAPGQSQYRDRAAERRNLYGSSLGTDTVGLDSTGDYPSRKGSSEIGSMPFPPGVGERSSGEIGNSENYEVITADRAIDESNVGNRILRNMGWQEGLGLGKDGSGIKEPVQAKSVDVRAGLGSQQRKADPSLEAQAGDSYKTIIQKKAMARFKEMS; from the exons ATGGATCATGGGCGTTATGCTCCACAACATGGATGGGAGAACAACAGT GCACCGAATGGGTATGGTGTAACCAATGAGCCAGATTTTAG GTCTGGTGGATCTTACAATGGTAGGAGATCTGTGGATGAAGGCTTTCCTAGAGATTCATATGGGAGGGGTGCATTCTGTCAGGATACACATGATAGAAATATGTATGCACCACCACCCTCTGTTGGTGGAATGTGGTCTCAGCCTCGAAGGAATCATGATGAGGAATATGCAACTGCAAGAGATCACAGAAG TCACCGTGATTTTGGTGTTGATAGGAGCAAAAGGATTGGAAGCAGAGAACATGCGGAGTTTCATGGTGAGTTTGAAGACCGGTACCGCAGTTCTCACCAAAGCAGGGAGGACAGCTATGAGAGAGATCATGAATATGGTCGTTACGGTTATGATTCGGACTATGAGAGAGGCAGGAGAGATAGTAGCTGGCGAAGACGTGATTCATGTGAGAGCGAACGTGAAAGAAGTGGATTAAGTCGTGAAAGAGAGGAAAGTCCATACATGCGCCATAACCGTTCTCGATCACATGGGCATGATGGCCGATCAAGATCACGGTCTAGATCAAGATCTCCTCGTGCGAGAAGTCATGGTCGGAACCAAAGAGATGGCCTGTATGATGATAATCGATTTGACAGAAGAAGGGAATATGATTGGGATGATAGGAGGCATGGTGATTCAGTG GTCCCATCTGCCACTGTTGTTGTCAAGGGACTATCCCTGAAGACTAATGATGATGACCTATATCAGATTCTT GCTCAGTGGGGGCCTCTACGCAGTGTGCGTGTGATCAAGGAACGGAATTCTGGCATGTCTCGTGGATTTGCTTTTATTGACTTCCCCACTGTG GAAGCTGCCCGTAGAATGATGGAAGCTACTGGAGAGAATGGTCTCGAAATTGATGGCAGGAATGTGTTCTTTCAGTACAG TAGTAAACCAACCGGTGGGATGGTTGGGCCTTCTCTTGGACAAGAAAATTTTACAAGGCCTACTTATGGTCACAGGACTGCTGCTGCACCGTGTGACTGGATTTGTACTATATGTGGATGTATGAATTTTGCCCGCAGGACCTCCTGTTTTCAG TGCAATGAACCTCGTACTGAGGATGCTCTACCAGCTGATGCGACAGGTTCCACTCCACACTTTGGGAGAAGGGGATCTGAACTAG GTCCAACTCATGTTTTAGTTGTTCGTGGCTTGGATGAAAATGCTGATGAGGAAATGCTTCGGTACGAATTTGCTAAGCACGCACCAATAAAG GATATCCGCCTTGTTCGGGATAAGTTTACTCATGTGTCTAGAGGTTTTGCTTTCGTTCATTTCCATTCG GTGGAAGATGCTACGAAAGCTCTGGAAGCTACAAATGGGACTACACTTGAGAAAAACGGTCAGGTTTTGCGTGTAGCATATGCTAAAAGTACACATGGACCTGCATCGGGCGGTTCGCAGTCAAACAGCCTTGCTGCGGCTGCCATTGAGGCTGCATCATTTGCTCAGCAG TATGATGCCATAGGTTGGGCTCCAAAAGAGTACAATCCTGATGACAAACAGAACAGCAACTCTGAATCTCAAAAAGATGGTGGTACAACACAGTCGGGATTTGTTTGGGATGAAAAATCTGGTTACTACTATGATTCTGCATCTGGATTCTATTATGATGGAACTACTG GCCTTTACTATGACAGCAACTCTGGAGTTTGGTATTCGTACGATCAACAGACTCAACAATATGTCCCTTGTAATGACCAGAACAATACTAAGGCAGCCGGGGAGGCAGCCAGTGAAAACACTAAGACCTCAGACAGTAATAGTGGCAAAAAGGTTGTGATCTCTGCGCCAGCTGCCACAACTAAACAAAGTGAGAAAACTTCACTTCCTGATGCTGTTCAAGCTGCTGCAAATGCAGCACTGGCTGcagaaaagagagaaaaggaGAAGGCAAAAGAGATTAAATTGGCCTCAAAAAGTAGTCTCATAGCTAATAAGAAGAAGATGAACAATGTCCTAGCTATGTGGAAGCAAAGGAATCAAGAAGGGCAGGCCGCACGAGTTGTCCTTGACGACAAAGAACCATCAAGTTCTGATGATAAATTTAAGCATTCACATAATGGAACTGGTTTCTCTTTAAAAAGCAAGGCGAATTCTGACATTGAAAATGCTATGGATAATTCTATTGGCCAAGGAATTGCATCGACCCAAATGTTGGATTCCGATGTAAAGCCTAGACCTGTCAGTAACAGCTTAGGGACTACAGTTATGGGTGTCATAAGAGGTTCTGCTAGAGGAGTGATCAAGTCAGATACTACGTTTCATGCATTATCTGATGCCGGGAGCACTGATTCCCGCACCACTAGAACCACAAGAGCAAGTGGGTTAATGACAAGTCCTGAGTCACTTGTAACTCCTGCACCCTTCAAAACTGATGTGTCTGCCTTAGTCTCTAATACTTCGTCGGGAGTTTCTGGGAGTGGTAAACGTCGGTTTTCTGAGGCACCAGGACAATCCCAGTACAGGGACCGAGCTGCAGAAAGACGAAATCtgtatggatcatctcttggcaCTGATACTGTTGGATTGGATTCAA CTGGTGACTATCCGTCCCGAAAGGGTTCAAGTGAGATAGGGTCAATGCCGTTTCCTCCTGGTGTGGGTGAACGTTCCAGTGGTGAAATTGGCAACAGTGAAAACTATGAAGTTATTACCGCTGATAGAGCAATTGACGAAAGCAATGTGGGCAACCGTATTCTACGCAACATGGGGTGGCAagagggactg GGTCTCGGAAAGGATGGCAGCGGTATCAAGGAACCAGTCCAGGCAAAATCCGTGGACGTCAGGGCTGGACTGGGAAGTCAGCAGCGGAAGGCTGATCCATCCCTGGAGGCCCAAGCTGGGGACAGCTACAAAACCATCATCCAGAAGAAGGCCATGGCAAGATTCAAGGAGATGTCATAG
- the LOC8057966 gene encoding SUPPRESSOR OF ABI3-5 isoform X3: MDHGRYAPQHGWENNSAPNGYGVTNEPDFRSGGSYNGRRSVDEGFPRDSYGRGAFCQDTHDRNMYAPPPSVGGMWSQPRRNHDEEYATARDHRRHDTNYRNDGKHHEFDSYRGVDRLRDNYHATDNYYESGSHRDFGVDRSKRIGSREHAEFHGEFEDRYRSSHQSREDSYERDHEYGRYGYDSDYERGRRDSSWRRRDSCESERERSGLSREREESPYMRHNRSRSHGHDGRSRSRSRSRSPRARSHGRNQRDGLYDDNRFDRRREYDWDDRRHGDSVVPSATVVVKGLSLKTNDDDLYQILAQWGPLRSVRVIKERNSGMSRGFAFIDFPTVEAARRMMEATGENGLEIDGRNVFFQYRTAAAPCDWICTICGCMNFARRTSCFQCNEPRTEDALPADATGSTPHFGRRGSELGPTHVLVVRGLDENADEEMLRYEFAKHAPIKDIRLVRDKFTHVSRGFAFVHFHSVEDATKALEATNGTTLEKNGQVLRVAYAKSTHGPASGGSQSNSLAAAAIEAASFAQQYDAIGWAPKEYNPDDKQNSNSESQKDGGTTQSGFVWDEKSGYYYDSASGFYYDGTTGLYYDSNSGVWYSYDQQTQQYVPCNDQNNTKAAGEAASENTKTSDSNSGKKVVISAPAATTKQSEKTSLPDAVQAAANAALAAEKREKEKAKEIKLASKSSLIANKKKMNNVLAMWKQRNQEGQAARVVLDDKEPSSSDDKFKHSHNGTGFSLKSKANSDIENAMDNSIGQGIASTQMLDSDVKPRPVSNSLGTTVMGVIRGSARGVIKSDTTFHALSDAGSTDSRTTRTTRASGLMTSPESLVTPAPFKTDVSALVSNTSSGVSGSGKRRFSEAPGQSQYRDRAAERRNLYGSSLGTDTVGLDSTGDYPSRKGSSEIGSMPFPPGVGERSSGEIGNSENYEVITADRAIDESNVGNRILRNMGWQEGLGLGKDGSGIKEPVQAKSVDVRAGLGSQQRKADPSLEAQAGDSYKTIIQKKAMARFKEMS; encoded by the exons ATGGATCATGGGCGTTATGCTCCACAACATGGATGGGAGAACAACAGT GCACCGAATGGGTATGGTGTAACCAATGAGCCAGATTTTAG GTCTGGTGGATCTTACAATGGTAGGAGATCTGTGGATGAAGGCTTTCCTAGAGATTCATATGGGAGGGGTGCATTCTGTCAGGATACACATGATAGAAATATGTATGCACCACCACCCTCTGTTGGTGGAATGTGGTCTCAGCCTCGAAGGAATCATGATGAGGAATATGCAACTGCAAGAGATCACAGAAGGCACGACACTAATTATCGCAATGATGGAAAGCATCATGAGTTTGATTCATACAGAGGAGTTGATAGACTCCGTGATAATTATCATGCTACTGACAACTATTATGAATCTGGCAGTCACCGTGATTTTGGTGTTGATAGGAGCAAAAGGATTGGAAGCAGAGAACATGCGGAGTTTCATGGTGAGTTTGAAGACCGGTACCGCAGTTCTCACCAAAGCAGGGAGGACAGCTATGAGAGAGATCATGAATATGGTCGTTACGGTTATGATTCGGACTATGAGAGAGGCAGGAGAGATAGTAGCTGGCGAAGACGTGATTCATGTGAGAGCGAACGTGAAAGAAGTGGATTAAGTCGTGAAAGAGAGGAAAGTCCATACATGCGCCATAACCGTTCTCGATCACATGGGCATGATGGCCGATCAAGATCACGGTCTAGATCAAGATCTCCTCGTGCGAGAAGTCATGGTCGGAACCAAAGAGATGGCCTGTATGATGATAATCGATTTGACAGAAGAAGGGAATATGATTGGGATGATAGGAGGCATGGTGATTCAGTG GTCCCATCTGCCACTGTTGTTGTCAAGGGACTATCCCTGAAGACTAATGATGATGACCTATATCAGATTCTT GCTCAGTGGGGGCCTCTACGCAGTGTGCGTGTGATCAAGGAACGGAATTCTGGCATGTCTCGTGGATTTGCTTTTATTGACTTCCCCACTGTG GAAGCTGCCCGTAGAATGATGGAAGCTACTGGAGAGAATGGTCTCGAAATTGATGGCAGGAATGTGTTCTTTCAGTACAG GACTGCTGCTGCACCGTGTGACTGGATTTGTACTATATGTGGATGTATGAATTTTGCCCGCAGGACCTCCTGTTTTCAG TGCAATGAACCTCGTACTGAGGATGCTCTACCAGCTGATGCGACAGGTTCCACTCCACACTTTGGGAGAAGGGGATCTGAACTAG GTCCAACTCATGTTTTAGTTGTTCGTGGCTTGGATGAAAATGCTGATGAGGAAATGCTTCGGTACGAATTTGCTAAGCACGCACCAATAAAG GATATCCGCCTTGTTCGGGATAAGTTTACTCATGTGTCTAGAGGTTTTGCTTTCGTTCATTTCCATTCG GTGGAAGATGCTACGAAAGCTCTGGAAGCTACAAATGGGACTACACTTGAGAAAAACGGTCAGGTTTTGCGTGTAGCATATGCTAAAAGTACACATGGACCTGCATCGGGCGGTTCGCAGTCAAACAGCCTTGCTGCGGCTGCCATTGAGGCTGCATCATTTGCTCAGCAG TATGATGCCATAGGTTGGGCTCCAAAAGAGTACAATCCTGATGACAAACAGAACAGCAACTCTGAATCTCAAAAAGATGGTGGTACAACACAGTCGGGATTTGTTTGGGATGAAAAATCTGGTTACTACTATGATTCTGCATCTGGATTCTATTATGATGGAACTACTG GCCTTTACTATGACAGCAACTCTGGAGTTTGGTATTCGTACGATCAACAGACTCAACAATATGTCCCTTGTAATGACCAGAACAATACTAAGGCAGCCGGGGAGGCAGCCAGTGAAAACACTAAGACCTCAGACAGTAATAGTGGCAAAAAGGTTGTGATCTCTGCGCCAGCTGCCACAACTAAACAAAGTGAGAAAACTTCACTTCCTGATGCTGTTCAAGCTGCTGCAAATGCAGCACTGGCTGcagaaaagagagaaaaggaGAAGGCAAAAGAGATTAAATTGGCCTCAAAAAGTAGTCTCATAGCTAATAAGAAGAAGATGAACAATGTCCTAGCTATGTGGAAGCAAAGGAATCAAGAAGGGCAGGCCGCACGAGTTGTCCTTGACGACAAAGAACCATCAAGTTCTGATGATAAATTTAAGCATTCACATAATGGAACTGGTTTCTCTTTAAAAAGCAAGGCGAATTCTGACATTGAAAATGCTATGGATAATTCTATTGGCCAAGGAATTGCATCGACCCAAATGTTGGATTCCGATGTAAAGCCTAGACCTGTCAGTAACAGCTTAGGGACTACAGTTATGGGTGTCATAAGAGGTTCTGCTAGAGGAGTGATCAAGTCAGATACTACGTTTCATGCATTATCTGATGCCGGGAGCACTGATTCCCGCACCACTAGAACCACAAGAGCAAGTGGGTTAATGACAAGTCCTGAGTCACTTGTAACTCCTGCACCCTTCAAAACTGATGTGTCTGCCTTAGTCTCTAATACTTCGTCGGGAGTTTCTGGGAGTGGTAAACGTCGGTTTTCTGAGGCACCAGGACAATCCCAGTACAGGGACCGAGCTGCAGAAAGACGAAATCtgtatggatcatctcttggcaCTGATACTGTTGGATTGGATTCAA CTGGTGACTATCCGTCCCGAAAGGGTTCAAGTGAGATAGGGTCAATGCCGTTTCCTCCTGGTGTGGGTGAACGTTCCAGTGGTGAAATTGGCAACAGTGAAAACTATGAAGTTATTACCGCTGATAGAGCAATTGACGAAAGCAATGTGGGCAACCGTATTCTACGCAACATGGGGTGGCAagagggactg GGTCTCGGAAAGGATGGCAGCGGTATCAAGGAACCAGTCCAGGCAAAATCCGTGGACGTCAGGGCTGGACTGGGAAGTCAGCAGCGGAAGGCTGATCCATCCCTGGAGGCCCAAGCTGGGGACAGCTACAAAACCATCATCCAGAAGAAGGCCATGGCAAGATTCAAGGAGATGTCATAG
- the LOC8057966 gene encoding SUPPRESSOR OF ABI3-5 isoform X2 encodes MDHGRYAPQHGWENNSAPNGYGVTNEPDFRSGGSYNGRRSVDEGFPRDSYGRGAFCQDTHDRNMYAPPPSVGGMWSQPRRNHDEEYATARDHRRHDTNYRNDGKHHEFDSYRGVDRLRDNYHATDNYYESGSHRDFGVDRSKRIGSREHAEFHGEFEDRYRSSHQSREDSYERDHEYGRYGYDSDYERGRRDSSWRRRDSCESERERSGLSREREESPYMRHNRSRSHGHDGRSRSRSRSRSPRARSHGRNQRDGLYDDNRFDRRREYDWDDRRHGDSVVPSATVVVKGLSLKTNDDDLYQILAQWGPLRSVRVIKERNSGMSRGFAFIDFPTVEAARRMMEATGENGLEIDGRNVFFQYSKPTGGMVGPSLGQENFTRPTYGHRTAAAPCDWICTICGCMNFARRTSCFQCNEPRTEDALPADATGSTPHFGRRGSELGPTHVLVVRGLDENADEEMLRYEFAKHAPIKDIRLVRDKFTHVSRGFAFVHFHSVEDATKALEATNGTTLEKNGQVLRVAYAKSTHGPASGGSQSNSLAAAAIEAASFAQQYDAIGWAPKEYNPDDKQNSNSESQKDGGTTQSGFVWDEKSGYYYDSASGFYYDGTTGLYYDSNSGVWYSYDQQTQQYVPCNDQNNTKAAGEAASENTKTSDSNSGKKVVISAPAATTKQSEKTSLPDAVQAAANAALAAEKREKEKAKEIKLASKSSLIANKKKMNNVLAMWKQRNQEGQAARVVLDDKEPSSSDDKFKHSHNGTGFSLKSKANSDIENAMDNSIGQGIASTQMLDSDVKPRPVSNSLGTTVMGVIRGSARGVIKSDTTFHALSDAGSTDSRTTRTTRASGLMTSPESLVTPAPFKTDVSALVSNTSSGVSGSGKRRFSEAPGQSQYRDRAAERRNLYGSSLGTDTVGLDSTGDYPSRKGSSEIGSMPFPPGVGERSSGEIGNSENYEVITADRAIDESNVGNRILRNMGWQEGLGLGKDGSGIKEPVQAKSVDVRAGLGSQQRKADPSLEAQAGDSYKTIIQKKAMARFKEMS; translated from the exons ATGGATCATGGGCGTTATGCTCCACAACATGGATGGGAGAACAACAGT GCACCGAATGGGTATGGTGTAACCAATGAGCCAGATTTTAG GTCTGGTGGATCTTACAATGGTAGGAGATCTGTGGATGAAGGCTTTCCTAGAGATTCATATGGGAGGGGTGCATTCTGTCAGGATACACATGATAGAAATATGTATGCACCACCACCCTCTGTTGGTGGAATGTGGTCTCAGCCTCGAAGGAATCATGATGAGGAATATGCAACTGCAAGAGATCACAGAAGGCACGACACTAATTATCGCAATGATGGAAAGCATCATGAGTTTGATTCATACAGAGGAGTTGATAGACTCCGTGATAATTATCATGCTACTGACAACTATTATGAATCTGGCAGTCACCGTGATTTTGGTGTTGATAGGAGCAAAAGGATTGGAAGCAGAGAACATGCGGAGTTTCATGGTGAGTTTGAAGACCGGTACCGCAGTTCTCACCAAAGCAGGGAGGACAGCTATGAGAGAGATCATGAATATGGTCGTTACGGTTATGATTCGGACTATGAGAGAGGCAGGAGAGATAGTAGCTGGCGAAGACGTGATTCATGTGAGAGCGAACGTGAAAGAAGTGGATTAAGTCGTGAAAGAGAGGAAAGTCCATACATGCGCCATAACCGTTCTCGATCACATGGGCATGATGGCCGATCAAGATCACGGTCTAGATCAAGATCTCCTCGTGCGAGAAGTCATGGTCGGAACCAAAGAGATGGCCTGTATGATGATAATCGATTTGACAGAAGAAGGGAATATGATTGGGATGATAGGAGGCATGGTGATTCAGTG GTCCCATCTGCCACTGTTGTTGTCAAGGGACTATCCCTGAAGACTAATGATGATGACCTATATCAGATTCTT GCTCAGTGGGGGCCTCTACGCAGTGTGCGTGTGATCAAGGAACGGAATTCTGGCATGTCTCGTGGATTTGCTTTTATTGACTTCCCCACTGTG GAAGCTGCCCGTAGAATGATGGAAGCTACTGGAGAGAATGGTCTCGAAATTGATGGCAGGAATGTGTTCTTTCAGTACAG TAAACCAACCGGTGGGATGGTTGGGCCTTCTCTTGGACAAGAAAATTTTACAAGGCCTACTTATGGTCACAGGACTGCTGCTGCACCGTGTGACTGGATTTGTACTATATGTGGATGTATGAATTTTGCCCGCAGGACCTCCTGTTTTCAG TGCAATGAACCTCGTACTGAGGATGCTCTACCAGCTGATGCGACAGGTTCCACTCCACACTTTGGGAGAAGGGGATCTGAACTAG GTCCAACTCATGTTTTAGTTGTTCGTGGCTTGGATGAAAATGCTGATGAGGAAATGCTTCGGTACGAATTTGCTAAGCACGCACCAATAAAG GATATCCGCCTTGTTCGGGATAAGTTTACTCATGTGTCTAGAGGTTTTGCTTTCGTTCATTTCCATTCG GTGGAAGATGCTACGAAAGCTCTGGAAGCTACAAATGGGACTACACTTGAGAAAAACGGTCAGGTTTTGCGTGTAGCATATGCTAAAAGTACACATGGACCTGCATCGGGCGGTTCGCAGTCAAACAGCCTTGCTGCGGCTGCCATTGAGGCTGCATCATTTGCTCAGCAG TATGATGCCATAGGTTGGGCTCCAAAAGAGTACAATCCTGATGACAAACAGAACAGCAACTCTGAATCTCAAAAAGATGGTGGTACAACACAGTCGGGATTTGTTTGGGATGAAAAATCTGGTTACTACTATGATTCTGCATCTGGATTCTATTATGATGGAACTACTG GCCTTTACTATGACAGCAACTCTGGAGTTTGGTATTCGTACGATCAACAGACTCAACAATATGTCCCTTGTAATGACCAGAACAATACTAAGGCAGCCGGGGAGGCAGCCAGTGAAAACACTAAGACCTCAGACAGTAATAGTGGCAAAAAGGTTGTGATCTCTGCGCCAGCTGCCACAACTAAACAAAGTGAGAAAACTTCACTTCCTGATGCTGTTCAAGCTGCTGCAAATGCAGCACTGGCTGcagaaaagagagaaaaggaGAAGGCAAAAGAGATTAAATTGGCCTCAAAAAGTAGTCTCATAGCTAATAAGAAGAAGATGAACAATGTCCTAGCTATGTGGAAGCAAAGGAATCAAGAAGGGCAGGCCGCACGAGTTGTCCTTGACGACAAAGAACCATCAAGTTCTGATGATAAATTTAAGCATTCACATAATGGAACTGGTTTCTCTTTAAAAAGCAAGGCGAATTCTGACATTGAAAATGCTATGGATAATTCTATTGGCCAAGGAATTGCATCGACCCAAATGTTGGATTCCGATGTAAAGCCTAGACCTGTCAGTAACAGCTTAGGGACTACAGTTATGGGTGTCATAAGAGGTTCTGCTAGAGGAGTGATCAAGTCAGATACTACGTTTCATGCATTATCTGATGCCGGGAGCACTGATTCCCGCACCACTAGAACCACAAGAGCAAGTGGGTTAATGACAAGTCCTGAGTCACTTGTAACTCCTGCACCCTTCAAAACTGATGTGTCTGCCTTAGTCTCTAATACTTCGTCGGGAGTTTCTGGGAGTGGTAAACGTCGGTTTTCTGAGGCACCAGGACAATCCCAGTACAGGGACCGAGCTGCAGAAAGACGAAATCtgtatggatcatctcttggcaCTGATACTGTTGGATTGGATTCAA CTGGTGACTATCCGTCCCGAAAGGGTTCAAGTGAGATAGGGTCAATGCCGTTTCCTCCTGGTGTGGGTGAACGTTCCAGTGGTGAAATTGGCAACAGTGAAAACTATGAAGTTATTACCGCTGATAGAGCAATTGACGAAAGCAATGTGGGCAACCGTATTCTACGCAACATGGGGTGGCAagagggactg GGTCTCGGAAAGGATGGCAGCGGTATCAAGGAACCAGTCCAGGCAAAATCCGTGGACGTCAGGGCTGGACTGGGAAGTCAGCAGCGGAAGGCTGATCCATCCCTGGAGGCCCAAGCTGGGGACAGCTACAAAACCATCATCCAGAAGAAGGCCATGGCAAGATTCAAGGAGATGTCATAG